A genomic segment from Janibacter sp. DB-40 encodes:
- a CDS encoding inorganic phosphate transporter, whose amino-acid sequence MEWLPVALVTLLAMGFNYTNGFHDAANAIATSVSTRALTPRVALAMAAVANLFGAFFGAKVAKTVGQGIIEAPDGHLGLVLCAAALIGAIGWNMLTWWYGLPSSSSHALIGGLGGAALAAGAGVQWMGILEKVIIPMLLSPIVGIGVGFLVMRLILKVFHNAHPGRTKRGFRYAQTASAAAMAFGHGMQDAAKTAGVVVLALTVAGHQDGGDQSIPLWVLVMSAVVISMGTYAGGWRIMRTLGRGIIHLDPPQGFAAEVTAASILYVATALRAPISTTHAITSAIMGVGATKSLKAVRWGVAKNIVGAWIFTFPGAGLSAAIFMWILTPIFFGF is encoded by the coding sequence GTGGAATGGCTCCCGGTCGCCCTCGTCACCCTGCTGGCGATGGGCTTCAACTACACGAACGGCTTCCACGACGCGGCCAATGCGATTGCGACGTCCGTCTCCACCCGGGCGCTGACCCCGCGGGTGGCGTTGGCCATGGCCGCGGTCGCGAACCTCTTCGGCGCCTTCTTCGGCGCCAAGGTGGCCAAGACTGTCGGGCAGGGCATCATCGAGGCGCCGGACGGGCACCTCGGTCTCGTGCTCTGTGCGGCCGCGCTCATCGGGGCCATCGGGTGGAACATGCTCACCTGGTGGTACGGACTCCCCTCTTCCTCCTCGCACGCCCTCATCGGCGGGCTCGGTGGTGCGGCACTCGCAGCCGGCGCCGGTGTGCAGTGGATGGGCATCCTCGAGAAGGTCATCATCCCGATGCTGCTCTCGCCCATCGTCGGGATCGGCGTCGGCTTCCTCGTGATGCGCCTGATCCTGAAGGTTTTCCACAATGCTCACCCCGGGCGCACCAAGCGGGGCTTCCGGTACGCGCAGACCGCGTCGGCCGCCGCGATGGCCTTCGGTCACGGCATGCAGGACGCCGCGAAGACGGCCGGCGTCGTCGTCCTCGCCCTGACCGTCGCCGGCCATCAGGACGGCGGCGACCAGAGCATCCCGCTGTGGGTGCTCGTGATGTCCGCCGTGGTGATCTCGATGGGCACGTACGCCGGTGGCTGGCGGATCATGCGCACCCTCGGCCGCGGGATCATCCACCTCGACCCGCCGCAGGGATTCGCTGCCGAGGTCACCGCGGCCTCGATCCTGTACGTCGCGACGGCACTGCGGGCCCCGATCTCGACGACCCACGCGATCACCTCCGCGATCATGGGCGTCGGCGCGACGAAGTCGCTCAAGGCCGTCCGGTGGGGCGTGGCCAAGAACATCGTCGGCGCGTGGATCTTCACCTTCCCCGGTGCGGGACTCAGCGCCGCGATCTTCATGTGGATCCTCACCCCGATCTTCTTCGGCTTCTGA
- a CDS encoding NUDIX hydrolase, giving the protein MGASVLAAGTLPWRRRRGRLEVALVHRPRYDDWSWAKGKLDPGEAFPSAAARETLEETGLRVRLGHPLPTTTYTTTQRGRPAVKEVRYWAAEVTGGDGGLIHEVDEVAWLEADVAADRLSYPHDRAQLGALAAADVQGTLSTWPLAIVRHARARSRSSWRHEDALRPLDDAGRAQAEDLVPLLGAYGISRLVTSPSARASDTLAPYAAASGVRLRTKPGLSEEGHEQAPGKARHHVERLLERGVAAAVCSHGPVLPELVACLLERVDATLAPGMVARSVLEDVVERGMAKGEVLVAHIVGTGEGAQVVAAERHHTEDRT; this is encoded by the coding sequence GTGGGAGCCTCCGTCCTCGCTGCGGGAACCCTGCCGTGGCGACGTCGTCGCGGCCGCCTCGAGGTCGCCCTCGTCCACCGTCCCCGCTACGACGACTGGTCCTGGGCCAAGGGCAAGCTCGACCCGGGTGAGGCCTTCCCCTCCGCCGCGGCCCGCGAGACCCTCGAGGAGACCGGCCTGCGCGTGCGCCTGGGCCACCCGCTGCCCACGACGACGTACACCACGACCCAGCGCGGTCGCCCCGCGGTAAAGGAGGTGCGGTACTGGGCCGCCGAGGTGACCGGCGGCGACGGCGGGCTCATCCACGAGGTCGACGAGGTGGCCTGGCTCGAGGCCGACGTCGCCGCCGACCGGCTCAGCTACCCCCACGACCGGGCCCAGCTCGGGGCGCTCGCCGCCGCCGACGTGCAGGGGACGCTGTCGACGTGGCCGCTGGCCATCGTGCGCCACGCCAGGGCACGCTCGCGCTCCTCGTGGCGCCACGAGGACGCCCTGCGCCCCCTCGACGACGCGGGACGAGCGCAGGCCGAGGACCTCGTCCCGCTCCTCGGTGCCTACGGCATCAGCCGCCTCGTGACCAGCCCCTCGGCCCGGGCCAGCGACACCCTCGCGCCGTACGCCGCCGCCAGCGGGGTCCGGCTGCGAACCAAGCCGGGCCTGTCCGAGGAGGGCCACGAGCAGGCCCCGGGCAAGGCCCGCCACCACGTCGAGCGGCTCCTCGAGCGTGGCGTCGCCGCCGCGGTCTGCAGCCACGGCCCCGTCCTGCCCGAGCTCGTGGCCTGCCTCCTGGAGCGGGTCGACGCGACCCTCGCGCCGGGGATGGTCGCCCGGTCCGTCCTCGAGGACGTCGTCGAGCGCGGGATGGCGAAGGGGGAGGTGCTGGTCGCGCACATCGTCGGCACCGGCGAGGGCGCCCAGGTCGTGGCCGCGGAGCGGCACCACACCGAGGACCGGACATGA
- a CDS encoding enoyl-CoA hydratase/isomerase family protein, translating into MGVTYEASDRLARIVLDRPEAGNALDLDMARELREQVQRALADPYVDILTLTGNGTDFCVGSDTSKAEQSEDPTTAVFELAAALEELFALLNSSAKIVLVGVQGLAAGSGLGLVLAGDLAFCSGDSCFRVPPKGGTGAPDPGLAWLLPRAIGQQRALSFGLGGRTLDAATADSWGIAELAPDGDVPAALRDAAENLGGKHLWANSEMRRLLHASWETSRTELSQSEAVTLVRALLNRQRRR; encoded by the coding sequence GTGGGAGTCACGTACGAAGCATCCGACCGCTTGGCCCGAATCGTCCTCGACCGGCCCGAGGCGGGCAACGCGCTCGACCTCGACATGGCCCGCGAGCTGCGCGAGCAGGTCCAGCGTGCCCTCGCGGACCCGTACGTGGACATCCTGACGCTGACCGGCAACGGCACCGACTTCTGCGTCGGCTCGGACACGAGCAAGGCCGAGCAGTCCGAGGACCCGACGACCGCCGTCTTCGAGCTCGCCGCTGCCCTCGAGGAGCTCTTCGCCCTCCTCAACTCCTCCGCCAAGATCGTCCTCGTCGGCGTCCAGGGCCTCGCGGCCGGCTCCGGCCTCGGTCTCGTCCTCGCCGGGGACCTCGCCTTCTGCTCCGGCGACTCCTGCTTCCGCGTCCCGCCGAAGGGGGGAACCGGCGCCCCGGACCCGGGGCTGGCCTGGCTGCTGCCCCGCGCGATCGGCCAGCAGCGCGCGCTCTCCTTCGGTCTCGGTGGCCGCACGCTCGACGCGGCGACGGCCGACAGCTGGGGCATCGCCGAGCTCGCGCCCGACGGGGACGTCCCGGCAGCGCTGCGGGACGCCGCCGAGAACCTCGGCGGCAAGCACCTCTGGGCCAACTCCGAGATGCGTCGCCTGCTCCACGCCTCGTGGGAGACCTCCCGCACCGAGCTGTCCCAGTCCGAGGCGGTCACGCTCGTGCGGGCGCTGCTCAACCGGCAGCGGCGGCGCTGA
- the pstC gene encoding phosphate ABC transporter permease subunit PstC, with product MSSVPQAPGDTGFTSARKRRGDAIFAGLSLSAGVTILVVLFLVAAFLVWQAMPAITASPEEVRGGQGLVHYIAPLLFGTVVAAVIALVVGTPLAIGIALFISHYAPRRLASLLGYIIDLLAAVPSVIFGLWGFYVFGPWLMPTQKGLIEYLGFIPLFGGPASPKSMLVTGLVLAIMILPIMTAVNREVFLQTPRLHEEASLALGATRWEMIKQAVIPFAKSGIISGAMLGLGRALGETMAVAIILSASARFTPVITSSANPGTIAGDIALQFPESSGMDVNTLIASGLVLFFLTLLVNMFARWIVSRRSEFSGAN from the coding sequence GTGAGCTCAGTCCCCCAAGCTCCCGGCGACACCGGATTCACCAGCGCCAGGAAACGGCGCGGCGACGCGATCTTCGCCGGCCTGTCCCTCTCGGCCGGCGTCACCATCCTCGTCGTGCTCTTCCTCGTTGCCGCCTTCCTGGTGTGGCAGGCGATGCCGGCCATCACCGCCTCGCCCGAGGAGGTGCGCGGTGGGCAGGGCCTCGTCCACTACATCGCTCCCCTGCTCTTCGGCACGGTCGTGGCCGCGGTCATCGCACTGGTCGTCGGTACCCCGTTGGCCATCGGTATCGCGCTCTTCATCTCGCACTACGCCCCCCGGCGCCTCGCGTCGCTGCTCGGGTACATCATCGACCTGCTCGCCGCGGTCCCCTCGGTCATCTTCGGCCTCTGGGGCTTCTACGTCTTCGGGCCGTGGCTCATGCCGACGCAGAAGGGGTTGATCGAGTACCTCGGGTTCATCCCGCTCTTCGGCGGCCCGGCCAGCCCGAAGTCGATGCTCGTCACCGGCCTGGTTCTGGCGATCATGATCCTGCCGATCATGACCGCCGTGAACCGTGAGGTCTTCCTGCAGACCCCGCGACTGCACGAGGAGGCATCCCTCGCCCTCGGTGCCACGCGCTGGGAGATGATCAAGCAGGCCGTCATCCCCTTCGCCAAGTCCGGCATCATCTCCGGCGCGATGCTGGGCCTGGGCCGCGCCCTCGGCGAGACGATGGCCGTCGCCATCATCCTGTCGGCCTCCGCGCGCTTCACCCCGGTGATCACGAGCTCGGCCAACCCGGGCACCATCGCCGGCGACATCGCCCTGCAGTTCCCGGAGTCGAGCGGCATGGACGTCAACACCCTCATCGCGAGCGGCTTGGTGCTCTTCTTCCTCACCCTGCTCGTCAACATGTTCGCCCGCTGGATCGTCTCCCGGCGGTCCGAGTTCTCGGGAGCCAACTGA
- a CDS encoding ABC transporter substrate-binding protein yields MTRRRTVRTTAALALVAAVLAGCGTGGSGGTGHGAGSAAAEPGGATVTNCDREVALPSPAERMYVTGDGNLLSLVLALGAEEQVAGVTGLDDGREALSTVYGQDVVEGLPVASPDRPTLENAIAHEPDVVVSGWSYGFSDEQNFTPGGLAEHGIGAYVLSESCRQEGGARGTMPPWEALYADLANLGRITGHPGRADAVVEDIEERRRALEQAPQAQEPPTVFLFDSGTKEIFTSGSYGGPQAIIETAGARNATGDVADTWTEVSWERLVTSQPDAIAFVDYPGQTFEQKVEVLETNPATKDLPAVEEERYVNLPIAAWTSGPLNIDAAEQLRVTLERHGLVPESAIEPRHDLRP; encoded by the coding sequence ATGACCCGCCGTCGCACCGTGCGCACCACCGCCGCCCTCGCTCTCGTCGCAGCCGTCCTCGCCGGGTGCGGCACCGGGGGCTCCGGTGGTACCGGTCACGGCGCCGGCTCCGCCGCGGCGGAGCCGGGCGGGGCGACGGTGACCAACTGCGACCGGGAGGTGGCCCTCCCTTCGCCCGCGGAGCGGATGTACGTCACCGGCGACGGCAACCTGCTCTCGCTGGTCCTCGCCCTGGGCGCCGAGGAGCAGGTCGCCGGGGTGACCGGACTCGACGACGGCAGGGAGGCCCTGTCCACCGTCTACGGGCAGGACGTCGTGGAGGGTCTGCCGGTCGCCTCCCCCGACCGCCCGACGCTGGAGAACGCCATCGCGCACGAGCCGGACGTCGTGGTCTCCGGGTGGAGCTACGGCTTCTCCGACGAGCAGAACTTCACCCCGGGAGGGCTCGCGGAGCACGGCATCGGTGCCTACGTCCTCTCGGAGAGCTGCCGGCAGGAGGGCGGCGCCCGCGGGACGATGCCGCCGTGGGAGGCGCTCTACGCCGACCTGGCCAACCTCGGCAGGATCACCGGGCACCCGGGTCGCGCGGACGCGGTGGTGGAGGACATCGAGGAGCGCCGCCGGGCCCTGGAGCAGGCTCCGCAGGCGCAGGAGCCCCCGACGGTCTTCCTCTTCGACTCGGGGACGAAGGAGATCTTCACCTCCGGGTCGTACGGCGGACCGCAGGCGATCATCGAGACGGCCGGCGCGCGGAACGCGACCGGTGATGTCGCGGACACGTGGACCGAGGTCTCGTGGGAGCGGCTCGTGACCTCCCAGCCGGACGCCATCGCCTTCGTCGACTACCCGGGCCAGACCTTCGAGCAGAAGGTGGAGGTCCTCGAGACCAACCCGGCGACGAAGGACCTGCCGGCCGTGGAGGAGGAGCGCTACGTCAACCTCCCGATCGCGGCGTGGACGAGCGGGCCGTTGAACATCGACGCCGCCGAGCAGCTGCGGGTCACCCTCGAGCGTCACGGCCTGGTCCCCGAGAGCGCCATCGAGCCCCGGCACGACCTGCGACCGTGA
- a CDS encoding ABC transporter ATP-binding protein, which translates to MTHLSCRGLTCAVGERTILSDVDLDIGRGEMVALVGRNGSGKSTLIRTLTGLRPPAAGSVHVDGTDLTALSPRRRAGHLAHVGQEEGPPEDLLVGEMVAMGRIPHRRPWSAGTKGEERLVLDALAAVGLAEQVDRPCQHLSGGERRRAMLARGLAQGTDLLVLDEPTNHLDVHHQIQLLETVRGLGRTVLAAVHDLSLAAAHFDRVAVLHEGRLHAFGEPTEVLSADTLREVFAVDAVRLTDPATGRVHLSLGPGALPTAAAVATRKALA; encoded by the coding sequence ATGACCCACCTCTCCTGCCGCGGGCTCACCTGCGCCGTCGGCGAGCGCACGATCCTCTCCGACGTCGACCTCGACATCGGGCGCGGCGAGATGGTCGCGCTCGTCGGCCGCAACGGCAGCGGCAAGTCCACGCTCATCCGCACGCTGACCGGCCTGCGGCCGCCGGCCGCCGGGTCGGTGCACGTCGACGGCACCGACCTCACCGCTCTCTCGCCCCGCCGGCGCGCCGGTCACCTCGCCCACGTCGGCCAGGAGGAGGGCCCGCCCGAGGACCTGCTCGTCGGCGAGATGGTCGCCATGGGGCGCATCCCGCACCGGCGACCGTGGTCCGCCGGGACGAAGGGGGAGGAGCGCCTCGTCCTCGACGCCCTCGCCGCGGTCGGGCTGGCCGAGCAGGTCGACCGGCCCTGCCAGCACCTGTCGGGCGGTGAGCGACGGCGGGCGATGCTCGCGCGCGGCCTCGCCCAGGGCACCGACCTGCTCGTCCTCGACGAGCCGACCAACCACCTCGACGTCCACCACCAGATCCAGCTGCTGGAGACCGTCCGCGGCCTCGGCCGCACGGTCCTGGCGGCCGTGCACGACCTGTCGCTGGCCGCCGCGCACTTCGACCGGGTGGCCGTGCTGCACGAGGGGCGGTTGCACGCGTTCGGGGAGCCCACCGAGGTCCTCTCCGCGGACACCCTGCGCGAGGTCTTCGCCGTCGACGCCGTCCGTCTCACCGACCCGGCCACCGGCCGGGTCCACCTCTCCCTCGGCCCGGGAGCACTCCCCACGGCCGCCGCAGTCGCCACCCGGAAGGCCCTCGCATGA
- the pstB gene encoding phosphate ABC transporter ATP-binding protein PstB, producing MSKRIDVKNLDIYYSDFLAVKDVSVTIEPRTVTALIGPSGCGKSTFLRALNRMHEVIPGAKVDGQVVLDGEDMYAKGVDPVLVRRKVGMVFQKPNPFPTMSIRENVLAGVKLNNQRIKKSDADDLVESSLRGANLWNEVKDRLDKPGSGLSGGQQQRLCIARTIAVEPEVVLMDEPCSALDPISTLAIEDLITDLKENYTIVIVTHNMQQAARVSDRTGFFNIEGTGKPGQLVEFDDTSKIFNNPGQKATEDYISGRFG from the coding sequence GTGTCCAAGCGCATCGACGTCAAGAACCTCGACATCTACTACAGCGACTTCCTCGCCGTGAAGGACGTCTCGGTCACCATCGAGCCCCGCACGGTGACCGCCCTCATCGGCCCCTCCGGCTGCGGCAAGTCCACCTTCCTGCGGGCGCTGAACCGCATGCACGAGGTGATCCCGGGAGCCAAGGTCGACGGCCAGGTGGTCCTCGACGGGGAGGACATGTACGCGAAGGGGGTCGACCCGGTGCTCGTGCGCCGCAAGGTCGGCATGGTCTTCCAGAAGCCCAACCCGTTCCCGACGATGTCCATCCGGGAGAACGTCCTCGCCGGCGTGAAGCTGAACAACCAGCGGATCAAGAAGTCCGATGCCGACGACCTCGTCGAGTCCAGCCTGCGTGGCGCCAACCTGTGGAACGAGGTCAAGGACCGCCTCGACAAGCCGGGCTCCGGTCTCTCCGGTGGTCAGCAGCAGCGACTGTGCATCGCCCGCACGATCGCCGTAGAGCCGGAGGTCGTCCTCATGGACGAGCCGTGCTCGGCCCTGGACCCGATCTCCACGCTCGCGATCGAGGACCTCATCACGGACCTGAAGGAGAACTACACGATCGTGATCGTCACCCACAACATGCAGCAGGCCGCCCGGGTGTCGGACCGCACCGGCTTCTTCAACATCGAGGGCACCGGCAAGCCCGGCCAGCTCGTGGAGTTCGACGACACGTCGAAGATCTTCAACAACCCCGGCCAGAAGGCCACCGAGGACTACATCTCGGGGCGCTTCGGCTGA
- the pstS gene encoding phosphate ABC transporter substrate-binding protein PstS, producing MIRSTRSRKALTATAALALSLSLAACGASNESGSGAGGGSGEGNGGVSGTLSGAGASSQAAAVDAWKQGFLEANPDATVNYDPVGSGGGREQFVSGAVPWAGSDAYLDEDELTKAQERCGGEGNLIEIPAYISPIAVPYNVKGVEDLQLSPETLAKIFDQKITSWDDKTIAEDNPDADLPSTPITVVNRSDESGTTENFVDYLSVAAGDAWPHEVSGDWPVSGGTAAKGTTGVVQSIESTDGAIGYSDVSQIGELPAANVKVGEDWVGPSSEAAAKIIEASTQVEGRGEFDYATEIERDTKEAGTYPIVLASYELACTQYDDAETADLVKAWLTHVVSEEGQQASAETAGSAPISDATRKNATTAIEAISAK from the coding sequence GTGATTCGTTCCACCCGCAGTCGCAAGGCCCTGACCGCAACCGCCGCCCTGGCACTGTCCCTGAGCCTCGCCGCCTGCGGCGCCAGCAACGAGTCCGGCTCGGGCGCCGGTGGCGGCTCCGGCGAGGGCAACGGGGGTGTCTCCGGCACCCTCTCCGGCGCGGGAGCCTCCTCGCAGGCCGCCGCCGTCGACGCGTGGAAGCAGGGCTTCCTCGAGGCCAACCCAGACGCCACGGTCAACTACGACCCGGTCGGCTCCGGCGGTGGCCGCGAGCAGTTCGTCTCCGGGGCCGTGCCGTGGGCCGGCTCGGACGCCTACCTCGACGAGGACGAGCTGACCAAGGCGCAGGAGCGCTGTGGCGGCGAGGGCAACCTCATCGAGATCCCCGCCTACATCTCCCCCATCGCCGTGCCCTACAACGTCAAGGGCGTCGAGGACCTGCAGCTCTCCCCCGAGACCCTGGCCAAGATCTTCGACCAGAAGATCACCTCTTGGGACGACAAGACGATCGCCGAGGACAACCCCGACGCCGACCTGCCGTCGACACCGATCACGGTCGTCAACCGCTCCGACGAGTCGGGCACCACCGAGAACTTCGTCGACTACCTGTCCGTCGCGGCGGGTGACGCCTGGCCGCACGAGGTCTCCGGTGACTGGCCGGTCTCCGGTGGCACCGCCGCCAAGGGCACCACCGGCGTCGTCCAGTCCATCGAGTCGACCGACGGCGCCATCGGCTACTCCGACGTCTCGCAGATCGGCGAGCTCCCCGCCGCGAACGTCAAGGTGGGCGAGGACTGGGTCGGCCCGAGCTCCGAGGCCGCCGCCAAGATCATCGAGGCCTCCACCCAGGTCGAGGGCCGCGGCGAGTTCGACTACGCCACCGAGATCGAGCGCGACACCAAGGAGGCCGGTACCTACCCGATCGTCCTGGCGTCCTACGAGTTGGCCTGCACCCAGTACGACGACGCCGAGACGGCCGACCTCGTCAAGGCCTGGCTCACCCACGTCGTCAGCGAGGAGGGCCAGCAGGCCTCCGCCGAGACGGCCGGCTCCGCTCCCATCAGCGACGCCACGCGGAAGAACGCCACCACGGCCATCGAGGCGATCTCCGCAAAGTGA
- a CDS encoding DUF47 family protein: MGFLRAKSRDDSFYQLLADSAREAVAAAEMLTQMLGASAEERENLAPRLKDIEHQADEATHAIIHKVNSSFVTPFDHSDIVELAAALDDCTDFIESVGQTVVLYRMDGLMPEITAQMEVIVRMAELTADAMPRLATMKELKDYWVEINRLENEGDAIYRRLLRDLFGGAVSDPIEVIKHKDIIERLEMAADAFENVAHRVESIAIKES; this comes from the coding sequence GTGGGCTTCCTACGAGCAAAATCCCGAGATGACAGCTTTTACCAGCTCCTCGCCGACAGCGCCCGCGAGGCCGTCGCCGCGGCAGAGATGCTCACCCAGATGCTGGGGGCCAGCGCCGAGGAGCGCGAGAACCTGGCGCCCCGGCTCAAGGACATCGAGCACCAGGCCGACGAGGCGACGCACGCGATCATCCACAAGGTGAACTCGAGCTTCGTCACGCCCTTCGACCACAGCGACATCGTCGAGCTGGCCGCAGCGCTCGACGACTGCACGGACTTCATCGAGTCCGTCGGCCAGACGGTCGTCCTCTACCGGATGGACGGCCTCATGCCCGAGATCACCGCCCAGATGGAGGTCATCGTGCGGATGGCCGAGCTGACCGCGGATGCCATGCCGCGGTTGGCGACAATGAAGGAGCTCAAGGACTACTGGGTGGAGATCAACCGCCTGGAGAACGAGGGCGACGCGATCTACCGGCGCCTGCTTCGCGATCTCTTCGGTGGCGCCGTGAGCGACCCCATCGAGGTGATCAAGCACAAGGACATCATCGAGCGACTCGAGATGGCGGCCGATGCCTTCGAGAACGTGGCCCACCGGGTCGAGAGCATCGCCATCAAGGAGTCCTGA
- the pstA gene encoding phosphate ABC transporter permease PstA, with protein sequence MTTTNTEAPAPNRAPDRQLGGTRGHSTLTAPVRWAVLAASVVLGILVTSLLWGWNLIAAGALAAVIYLIGIYAISRIVEGHRHAVDRMVTGIVTTMFLIALLPLVSVVWEVTSMGLGRFDAEFFTWSMRGVMGEGGGAYHAIMGTLIITGLTTLISVPIGIFAAIYLVEYGNKNALSRGLTFFVDVMTGIPSIVAGLFAIALFTLFFGPGVRMGIIGAVALTVLMIPVVVRSTEEMLRLVPNELREASYALGVPKWLTVVKVVLPTAIAGIATGVTLAIARVIGETAPLLVTVGTTDSLNLNPFDGRMQTLPIFAYYSYATPGIPPEPYFARMWAAALTLILIVMTLNIVARLISKFFAPKTGR encoded by the coding sequence ATGACCACGACCAACACCGAGGCTCCGGCCCCGAACCGGGCTCCGGACCGCCAGCTGGGCGGCACCCGCGGCCACAGCACGCTGACCGCACCCGTGCGCTGGGCCGTGCTCGCGGCCTCCGTCGTCCTGGGCATCCTGGTCACGTCCCTGCTGTGGGGATGGAACCTCATCGCCGCCGGTGCCCTTGCTGCCGTCATCTACCTCATCGGGATCTACGCGATCTCCCGCATCGTCGAGGGTCACCGTCACGCCGTGGACCGCATGGTGACCGGCATCGTCACGACGATGTTCCTCATCGCCCTCCTGCCGCTCGTGTCTGTTGTGTGGGAGGTCACCTCGATGGGCCTCGGGCGGTTCGACGCCGAGTTCTTCACGTGGTCGATGCGCGGGGTCATGGGCGAAGGTGGCGGCGCCTACCACGCGATCATGGGCACGCTGATCATCACCGGCCTGACGACGCTGATCTCGGTCCCGATCGGGATCTTCGCCGCGATCTACCTCGTGGAGTACGGCAACAAGAACGCGCTCTCCCGGGGCCTGACCTTCTTCGTCGACGTCATGACGGGGATCCCCTCGATCGTCGCCGGTCTCTTCGCCATCGCGCTGTTCACCCTCTTCTTCGGCCCGGGCGTGCGCATGGGGATCATCGGAGCGGTCGCACTGACCGTCCTGATGATCCCCGTCGTCGTCCGCAGCACCGAGGAGATGCTGCGCCTGGTGCCCAACGAGCTGCGCGAGGCCAGCTATGCGCTCGGTGTGCCGAAGTGGCTGACGGTCGTCAAGGTCGTGCTGCCGACCGCGATCGCCGGCATCGCCACCGGCGTCACGCTGGCGATCGCCCGCGTCATCGGTGAGACGGCACCGCTGCTCGTCACCGTCGGCACGACGGACTCGCTGAACCTCAACCCCTTCGACGGGCGCATGCAGACGCTGCCGATCTTCGCCTACTACAGCTACGCGACCCCCGGGATCCCCCCGGAGCCGTACTTCGCCCGGATGTGGGCGGCCGCCCTGACGCTCATCCTCATCGTGATGACGCTGAACATCGTGGCCCGCCTCATCTCCAAGTTCTTCGCCCCCAAGACCGGTCGCTGA